The nucleotide sequence GTCGAGCAACAGGCCCTGGACGCGGGAGCCGAGCCCTACCCCGACACCGTGGTCGACGGCACCGAGGAGATGAACCTGTGGGATGCCGTCGTCTACGTGCTCAGGGTGCGGACCAATGTCGCGCTCATCGTGGCCTCGGGACTCGGGTACTTCTTCTTCGCGGGTCTCGAGACGTTCGCTGAGTTGTACTTCCGGGCGCGCTTCGGGGTCAGCCAGTCGTTGGCGGCGTTGCTGTTCATCCTGGTTGCAGCCGGGGCGCTGGTCGGCGTCGTGGTCAGCGGCCGCCTTGCCGACCAGCTCATACACAAGGGGCGAACGACCGCACGGCTCGGGGTGGCCAGTGTCGCGTACATCGCGAGCACGGTGCTGTTCATTCCCGGGGCGCTGCTGACGAGCCTCGCTCTTTGTATCCCCGTCTTCTTGATAGCTGCAGTGGCGCTCGGTGCGGTGAACGCGCCTGCCGACGCCGCCCGCCTCGACGTGCTTCCCTCCCATCTGTGGGGACGCGCCGAGGCGGTTCGCACGGTCTTCCGCCAGCTTCTGCAGGGATTCGCCCCCGTGGTGTTCGGGGTCGTGTCAGCCGCGTTCGGGACGGCGGGAGGGGGCTTCGCTGCCGGCATCAACACGACCTCGGCACACGGATCGCTGACAATGGCCCACGGCCTCGAGGTCGCGTTCATCCTCCTGTCGATCCCGCTGGCGGCGGCCGGCGCGATCCTCTGGTTCAGCCAGTCCCGGTACCTGAGGGACGTCGTGGCCGCGCGGCGCTCCGATGAGAACCGTGCCGCCGCCGCTGAAGTTGCGCGATGAGCACTCGATCCAGCGCTACCGTGACCGCCGCATGCCCGCCACCCACAGCGCCGGCATGAAGGCACGAGCTCTCGCGCTCCTAGCCACCGCACTCCCCTGGCGGCCTGCGGGGGACCGAGTCGGCAGGCGTCCGCCCACCGCGCCTTTGGCGTCAGCCGTTGGCGCGAAGCTTGAAGTCGGCGCCGGCGGGGTCGGTGACGAGTGCCAGCACGCCGTAGGGAGTGTTGTCCGGCCCCTGCTTCACCGAGCCTCCCAAAGACTTGACGCTCTCGACGGCAGCAGCTGCATCGTCGACGTGCCAGTAGATGGCCCAGTGTTCACCGCCCGGTTGGAGCCAGTGGCTGGAGTCCATGATGCCGCCGCAGTCCTCGTCCGAGCCGCGAGCGCGGAAGGTGAAGTAGCGGAAATCGTCGGTATCGGAGACGGGATCGATGTCGTAGCCGAACAGGTCGCGGTAGAAGGCGACAGCTGTGGGATGGTCACGGGTGTGCAGCTCGAACCAGCTCGGAGCGCCATGCTCCCCGATCACCGTGAAGCCGCCGAAGGTGCCCGGCTGCCACAGGCCGAACACGGCACCGGTCGGGTCGGACAGCACTGCCTGCACGCCGAGGTCCGCGACTGGCATCGCGCCGCCGCGCACGGTCGCCCCGGACGCTTCGGCCCTCTTGAGGGTGTCGTCGATGTCGTCGGTGCAGAAGTACGGCTTCCAGGCGTTGTCGGCGGTCATCTCGCCCATGGACCCCATGCCGCCGGCGGTCGGGGCGCCGTCGCGGTCGAACATCCAGTACCCGCCGAACTCGGGCGACGGCTCGAGTGCTTGCCAGCCGAAGAGATCGCTGTAGAAACGCCGGCTGCCCTCTACGTCTGTCGTCCATAGGTCGGCCCAGCAGGGTGCTCCGACGGGTGCCGAAAGTCGGTTGGTCATCTTCGCTCCTCCTTCACGAGCTTGTTCGCCATTGGAGACGGCGCCGGCGAATCAAGGTCATCGGTACCGGAACAATCTGACCGTTCCGTTGACAGCTACCCGCTGGGGTCAGACGGTGGGCACCGGGATCAGCCGAGTGCTCCGGAGGGGGAGGGGACCGGGCCGGAACAGGTGAAACCCCTGGGCGCACCCGACCCCGAGCTCTCGGAGTGTGTGGAGCTCCTCTGAGCACTCGACACCCTCGGCAACAATCTGTGCCCCCGTCTCCCGCGCGAACGCGACGAGCGACGCCGCCAGTGCCCTCCGACCGTTATCGATGTGGATGTCATGGGTCAGGCTCACGCCCAGCTTTGTGATGTCCGGCTTCACCCGGAGCGGGTCATCAACC is from Acidimicrobiales bacterium and encodes:
- a CDS encoding MFS transporter, whose amino-acid sequence is MTALGQVSLHLDLTEVVGGPARRTVVLLLAGVLGLQAADIGAVGALAEPLEKAFHIGNTDLGLLVTVTTLVGAVVTLPFGKLSDRRSRTLQLPIVVSIWAVATVLSAVSTSFAMLLLSRLALGGVVAAAGPAIASLVGDLFPGDERARLYGYILTGELIGAGIGILLAGALSDLFGWRAAIGVLAIPACFLAWALRRYLPEPARGGQAHLQVGDDHIVTEDEAQAGDPAAAAVSPEREGSAAGEGEAQFGLDEPSAVEQQALDAGAEPYPDTVVDGTEEMNLWDAVVYVLRVRTNVALIVASGLGYFFFAGLETFAELYFRARFGVSQSLAALLFILVAAGALVGVVVSGRLADQLIHKGRTTARLGVASVAYIASTVLFIPGALLTSLALCIPVFLIAAVALGAVNAPADAARLDVLPSHLWGRAEAVRTVFRQLLQGFAPVVFGVVSAAFGTAGGGFAAGINTTSAHGSLTMAHGLEVAFILLSIPLAAAGAILWFSQSRYLRDVVAARRSDENRAAAAEVAR
- a CDS encoding VOC family protein, producing MTNRLSAPVGAPCWADLWTTDVEGSRRFYSDLFGWQALEPSPEFGGYWMFDRDGAPTAGGMGSMGEMTADNAWKPYFCTDDIDDTLKRAEASGATVRGGAMPVADLGVQAVLSDPTGAVFGLWQPGTFGGFTVIGEHGAPSWFELHTRDHPTAVAFYRDLFGYDIDPVSDTDDFRYFTFRARGSDEDCGGIMDSSHWLQPGGEHWAIYWHVDDAAAAVESVKSLGGSVKQGPDNTPYGVLALVTDPAGADFKLRANG